The Desulfobacterales bacterium DNA segment CGCTTTGTTTTTCTGCATCCATTAGAATCAATTTCCCGCTAAAAAGTCGACATTCAATTTCATCCGTCAGAACCCATAGCGGTTATATTTGATTTGCCACTCATACGTTACCCTTTAATTGTCATATACAGGTTAGCCGGTTGCCGCTTGACCTGTTGAATAGGCTAGATTCCATTTTTAACCGGCAAACGGGCTCAACGGGCCCAACGGGCGAACCAAATCGTTTTAAGGTTAAACCGGTCAAATAGCGCTTATGTTTCGTCCGAGTGTATTTTTTTAAATTGTTAAACCGTTTTAGAAGTGATTAGATTTTGTCTGATAGCAAGGCGCGAGTCGTCGAAATGACGGAGCGTACATTATAGTACGCGAGTAAATTTCGACGATGAGTAACACCGCTATCGGGCAAAATATGATTGCTTATAAAACGGTTTTAGAGGAGGGAGACCGGATCGACGTCCACGACCACCCTTACCCTACGATTGTTAAACATCCCCGGATGGTCAGCCATGAGCTGACCGATATATTGATGCAACGCTTTGGCGCGCGTAGCTTTTAAAAGAATTTGCCATCGATATCGGCGGGCAATTCTAGCCAACGAAGATTCAATCGGCCCCAAAATCTCAACGGTTTCATAAACAGAGGCCTTTGAGGTTTTCAGCAACAGGCAAACCTTTCCGAGGGCAGCGGCATGGTCACGGGTCAATTGATGGTCTTTACCAGAAATTTTAAGTTGGATTATTCTTGAAAACGGCGGATATTTCAATGTTTGGCGGAAATTGATTTCCTGTTTGTAAAAGGCCTTAAAATCCTGATTTTTAGCCGCCGATATACTGAAATGTTCTGGATTATAGGTTTGTAAAATAACCCGGCCCGGTGATGCGCCCCTGCCCGCTCGGCCGGCCACCTGTGCAATCAGCTGAAATGTTCGCTCACCGGCTCTAAAATCAGGAAAACTTAAGGATAAATCCGCACAGATAATTCCCACCAAAGTGATATTCGGAAAATCGTGACCCTTGGCCACCATTTGGGTGCCCACCAAGATATCGATGGACTGGTCGTTCAGACCTTTGAGCATTTTAAAAATGCTGCCTTTGCGGGTGGTCGTATCCCGATCCATACGCGCGATGCGGGCCTTTGGAAAAAGTGCTTGCACCGTCGTCTCAATTTTTTCCGTACCCAGTCCAATTTTTTTAATCTCCGATGATCTGCAACTGTCACAGCTGTTGGTTGCCGCACGAGAGTACCCACAGTAATGGCATCGAAGAGCGTTGGCCTTTTGGTGATAGGTCAGGGAAATATCACAATGTTTGCAGCGCAGCGCCTGACCGCAAGATTGGCAGAGCGCAAAACTGGCAAACCCGCGACGATTGATAAACAGCAAGACTTGTTCACCGCGATCAAGTGTTTCTTTCATTGAGCGCTGCAATTCAGATGTAATAAAACGGCGAATACCCCGAAATCCCATGCTTTCACGGAGATCCACAATTTTTATGGCCGGCAACGAACGCTGCTCGATCCGCTGTTTTAGATTGACTTCAATAAATTTTTTGGCCCGGGCATTGTGGTAAGATTGGATCGACGGTGTTGCCGACCCTAGCAATGCAATACAATCATTCTGCTTGGCTCTGACCACTGCAAGATCTCTGGCATTATAGCGCAGGTTACTTTCCTGTTTGTAGGAGGCATCATGCTCTTCATCTACAATAATCAGACCGACAGCCGGAAAAGGCGCAAAAATAGCCGATCGCGCGCCGATAGCAATCTGCGCTTTTCCCTGCTGGATCAGACTCCATTGATCTAAGCGTTCACCGGCAGATAGACCACTGTGAAGGACGGCGATGCGTTCTCCAAATCGGGCACGAAAACGACGCTCCATTTGGGTGATCAGAGCAATCTCAGGAACCAAGACCAAAACGGATTTCTGCTGTTTAAGGACGCTATTGGCAATTTGCATATAAACTTCTGTTTTGCCGCTGCCGGTGACACCTTGCAAAAGAAAGGTGGCAAAGCCGCTGCGCATGCTTTTGTTGACCTGTGCCACAACACTTTGCTGTTCGGAATTCAAGTCATGCGCTGTATCTGCACGTATGGGCTCCCCAAAAGGATCGCGATAGACACGTTTGTGTCGAATGATCAGATACCCATCTTTTTCAAGCAGCCTGACCAGGCGAGCTGCAGTGGGCACCTGTTTTTTGAGCTCCGGCATTGACAGCTCCCCTTGCTGATCGATGATCTCGATGACCTTTCGGCGGGCCTTTGAAAGCCGATCCGTAGATGCAATCGGCTTTCCAAGCGCGATATAGCGCTCGGTACGGGTGCGGGTCGGCGCCGGTCTCAATTCACGGGTTTTTGATACCCATCCGCAATGCAGTAGGGCCTGAATAAGCGCTCCGGGCACCCTTTCATCTAACTTATCGTTGAGGTGCTTGAGGCGGAAGGGTCCCGATAAAAGCAGCTTTAATACCGACCCTTTAAGGGCAGTGGCGGTGTTATTTTTTAACGCATCCTGACCCTGTGGCGTGATCGAAAGGGTCGCATAATCATAAAGGTTAAGACCACCGGGAAGCGCATTTTTGACAACATCACCGATGGGATGTTTGTAATAATCAGATATCCATTGAAAAAATGGAATCATCGCATCCGGAAAGAGTGGCTCCTGATCGAGCACATCCAATATGTCTTTGATATCGCTGGGCTTGCTTTCGGTTGCAGCGTCCAGAATGTAGCCGGTTACACGGCGTTGCCCGAATGGAACCAGAACGCGTTTACCAACAGCGATAAAAGCACTTAAAAAAGGCGGCACGCTGTATGTGAAGGTCTGGTAAACCGGTAAAGCAACCGCGACTTCGATGTTTGAATTATCGGCTGTCATGGTGTTATTATCAGCAACAGATTTTTCCCATATGGGCAACAATGGCCCGGCGGTCGGTGATTCGGCTGGCAGAATGCCACTCGATCATTAAAGCGACGCTAAAATTATCGGTAACGTCTCCCGGTTAATCAAATCTAAGGTTCAACCCTCCTATCAAACCGGAAAGATGGTCTAAAAATCATTTTGGGTGACAGCGCGTTACCACCGGCCCCAAAACGTATATCTTTATAATCTTTAATTTTTTTTAACAAATGCGTATACATATTAAAAAATTAATGTTAATATAGCCTTAAGTGAAATGGGATTCAACCCATTGCTTTTCCGAGTGCTGACCGCAATAAAATAGATCTTGACGGTCGGATACGCGACGTATATTTCTTAGATCGCACTGCATCGGCTCGGAAATTACTAATGAAATTCAAGTTCTGGACGATAGATAGGTTAAGGAGGCAGTTATGAACTTAACAAAGAAATGGGCAGTTATCGGTGTGATCGCGGCTTTGATCTGCTTGCCCTTTGCGACTTCAGCCCAGGCTCAGGATTATTTCGAAGCCAAAGAACCCGGCGGCGGCGCCATGATGTATGACACCATTGTTGTACGGCCCATCGGTATAGTAGCCACAGCGGTTGGATCGGTTTTTTGGCTGGTCTCGTTGCCGTTTTCGGCTGGCGGTGACAACACCGATATGGCGACTAAAAAGCTGATTAAAGAACCTGCCGCATATACCTTTAAGCGACCTTTAGGCGAATTTTAGCCCCCATTTAAATCTTCTTCTGTCTTGACACAGGGGTATTAATTGCATATACGAAGCTGCAATTAATGACTCACGATACAGCTGTATCTGTATTTCTCCTACCTGTCTTACCATGCTCTTAACCTATCGCAAAAGGAGGTCCCCGTGCCGGTACATGTCGTAGATCACCCTTTGGTCAAGCACAAATTAGCGTTCATGCGGGAAAATGATATTACCACCAAAGATTTCCGTGACCTTGCTTCAGAACTGGCCAATCTCTTGACTTATGAAGCCACTAAACATCTGGAAACAGAAAGCGTCACCATCCAGGGTTGGGCCGGTGAAGTTGAAGTTGAAAAAATTAAAGGCAAAAAAATCACCGTCGTACCGATTCTAAGGGCTGGCCTGGGTATGATGGACGGCGTCCTTAATCTGATACCCACGGCCAAAGTCAGCGTTGTCGGCCTTTACCGCAATGAAGAAACCCTTGAACCGATCCGGTATTATGTCAAGATGACAAGCCAGATGGAGGAGCGGATTGCATTGATTTTGGACCCCATGCTGGCAACCGGCGGTACGGTGATCGCCACGATTGATCTGATAAAAGAATCCGGCTGCAAAGATATCAAAGGGATTTTTATGGTCGCTGCGCCGGAAGGCATCGAACGGTTGCAAACGGCTCATCCCGATGTTGAAATTTGGGTTGCCGCCATAGATGAAAAACTAAACGATGTCGGATATATATTGCCCGGATTAGGCGATGCGGGCGATAAAATATTTGGTACCAAATAAACCCAGCTGACATCATTAATTCTGTCACCTTATCTTCAGCCATCAGAGGACCAGCGTAGGCATGGCCGTCAAGGATTGGATAACAGATTATAAATTAAGTTTTCCAGACAGTTTATTCAGTGTACAAATCCTGCTGGTCGCATTTGCTGGGTTGATCACCGTGCCCATCCTCACCGGTTTGGACCCTAGCGTCGCTTTGTTTACCGCTGGTGCTGCGACCCTCATATTTCATGGCTTCACCAAAAGGCAAATACCGGTTTTCTTGGCATCGTCCTTTACTTTCACAGCTCCCATTATGGTGGCGACCCAAAAATGGGGCCTGCCGGCGGCCCTCGGCGGACTGGTAGCAGCCGGCCTGGTTTATACGGGCATCGGTGGTTTGATTTACTGGAAAGGCCGCAGTGTCTTTCAGCGCCTATTTCCACCGATTGTGGTCGGACCCATTATAATGGTCATCGGGCTGATGCTGGCACCCGTAGCTGTTTCCATGGCACTGGGAAAGTCAAATCCTGCGCATCCGATACCGGACAAAATCGGCTTATTGATTGCTGCCATAACACTGGTGGTGACCATTATCATTTTTTTATTGGGCCGGGGCATACTGAAGCTTTTACCGATTGCAGGCGGACTTCTCGCCGGATATTTAGTCGCTATCCCGTTTGGAATTGTTGATTTTTCCGGGGTTAGCGGAGCGCCATGGCTTGCCGTTCCCTCTTTTGTTTTGCCTGAATTCAATCTTAGCGCTATTGGTTTCCTGATACCGGCAGTCATTGCGCCGATCTTGATCCATTTTAGCGATATCTGCACTATTGGTGAGGTGACAGACAAAGATTACCTCAAAGAACCTGGTATTCATTGTACCTTGCTGGGCAATGGCGTAGCCAGCACAATTGCGTCTTTTATCGGCGGACCACCGGTACGCATTTACCCCGAAATTACCGGTCTTGTGACTGTTTTCCAAAAAGGGCGACCCGCCATAATGATCTGGGCCGCTGTTCTGGCCATGCTTTTGGCTTTTTGCGGGAAATTGAGCGCCATTCTCCAAACCATACCAGATGCGGTTATTGGTGGCATTCTTATTTTATGTTTTGGCGCACTAATTGTAATGGGTATAAATTGCCTGCAGAAGGAACCATCACACTTAATGGAATTTAGAAATATACTGATGGTGCTGGTTATTGTCGTGTCTGGAATCGGTGGCATTACTTTTTCAGCCGGGGCATTTTCCCTTAAAGGTGTCGCCTTGGCAATTCTGATAGGGGTCATATTAAATCAGATCCTATCGTCTAAACAGGCAGATGAAAGCGACGATGCTTGATTTGTTTCGCTGATGGTTTTATAGCCGTCTGGTTTTTCTGCCGTACACCTCCGCAATTCTGCGCTGAACCACCTATCGTCTGTTTTCTGAATGATTTTAAAACCCTATATCGTAGTCCACGATGATCCCAAAGGGTGTTGATATATAGTTATATTGACATTGTTGTTTTTTAGCCTATACTTCTCTTCAGACTAAACTTCAAAGTGCTCAGGGAGAATTCAGCCCATCCGTCATAGACATATTCACGCATTTTTGCTGAAAGGAGGACATTATGGCAGATGAGATGTATCGAATCCGGAGCATTTTAAGTACCCACCGCCGACCGCTTTTGGAACGGTTAAATGTTGTGGCCACCGGTATCGGTTATAAAGTCAGTGGCGGCATCAAAACAGATCAGCTGTGTATTGTCTGCTCGGTAAAAGAAAAATTGCCCGCTGCCCGACTTTCCGCCCAAGAGATGGTTCCCGCAACCGTTGACGGTACCCCCACCGATGTCGTACAAAGCGGTGTGATCCGTGCACTGCAAGCACCAACCGATCGATTTCGTCCAGCACCCGGCGGTGTCAGTGTCGGGCACGTTGGAATCACCGCCGGGACGCTGGGCTGCTGGGTGAAAAAAAACGGCCAACCCGTTATGTTATCCAACAATCATGTGCTGGCCAACAGCAATGCAGCTGAAATCGGCGACGCCATCTTGCAACCCGGCCCGTTTGATGGCGGTAATTTCCCACAAGATCACATTGCAAATCTGACGCAGTTTGTTCCCATCACATTTCAAGGTGAACCCAGTGAGTGCCAATTTGCCAATGCAGTCATCTCTGTTTTTAATCTGGGTTGCCGAGTGATTAGCAGCAATACCCGCTATGAG contains these protein-coding regions:
- a CDS encoding solute carrier family 23 protein, whose translation is MAVKDWITDYKLSFPDSLFSVQILLVAFAGLITVPILTGLDPSVALFTAGAATLIFHGFTKRQIPVFLASSFTFTAPIMVATQKWGLPAALGGLVAAGLVYTGIGGLIYWKGRSVFQRLFPPIVVGPIIMVIGLMLAPVAVSMALGKSNPAHPIPDKIGLLIAAITLVVTIIIFLLGRGILKLLPIAGGLLAGYLVAIPFGIVDFSGVSGAPWLAVPSFVLPEFNLSAIGFLIPAVIAPILIHFSDICTIGEVTDKDYLKEPGIHCTLLGNGVASTIASFIGGPPVRIYPEITGLVTVFQKGRPAIMIWAAVLAMLLAFCGKLSAILQTIPDAVIGGILILCFGALIVMGINCLQKEPSHLMEFRNILMVLVIVVSGIGGITFSAGAFSLKGVALAILIGVILNQILSSKQADESDDA
- the priA gene encoding primosomal protein N'; its protein translation is MTADNSNIEVAVALPVYQTFTYSVPPFLSAFIAVGKRVLVPFGQRRVTGYILDAATESKPSDIKDILDVLDQEPLFPDAMIPFFQWISDYYKHPIGDVVKNALPGGLNLYDYATLSITPQGQDALKNNTATALKGSVLKLLLSGPFRLKHLNDKLDERVPGALIQALLHCGWVSKTRELRPAPTRTRTERYIALGKPIASTDRLSKARRKVIEIIDQQGELSMPELKKQVPTAARLVRLLEKDGYLIIRHKRVYRDPFGEPIRADTAHDLNSEQQSVVAQVNKSMRSGFATFLLQGVTGSGKTEVYMQIANSVLKQQKSVLVLVPEIALITQMERRFRARFGERIAVLHSGLSAGERLDQWSLIQQGKAQIAIGARSAIFAPFPAVGLIIVDEEHDASYKQESNLRYNARDLAVVRAKQNDCIALLGSATPSIQSYHNARAKKFIEVNLKQRIEQRSLPAIKIVDLRESMGFRGIRRFITSELQRSMKETLDRGEQVLLFINRRGFASFALCQSCGQALRCKHCDISLTYHQKANALRCHYCGYSRAATNSCDSCRSSEIKKIGLGTEKIETTVQALFPKARIARMDRDTTTRKGSIFKMLKGLNDQSIDILVGTQMVAKGHDFPNITLVGIICADLSLSFPDFRAGERTFQLIAQVAGRAGRGASPGRVILQTYNPEHFSISAAKNQDFKAFYKQEINFRQTLKYPPFSRIIQLKISGKDHQLTRDHAAALGKVCLLLKTSKASVYETVEILGPIESSLARIARRYRWQILLKATRAKALHQYIGQLMADHPGMFNNRRVRVVVDVDPVSLL
- the upp gene encoding uracil phosphoribosyltransferase, translated to MPVHVVDHPLVKHKLAFMRENDITTKDFRDLASELANLLTYEATKHLETESVTIQGWAGEVEVEKIKGKKITVVPILRAGLGMMDGVLNLIPTAKVSVVGLYRNEETLEPIRYYVKMTSQMEERIALILDPMLATGGTVIATIDLIKESGCKDIKGIFMVAAPEGIERLQTAHPDVEIWVAAIDEKLNDVGYILPGLGDAGDKIFGTK